In Sphaeramia orbicularis chromosome 5, fSphaOr1.1, whole genome shotgun sequence, a genomic segment contains:
- the LOC115419170 gene encoding probable peptidyl-tRNA hydrolase 2 — translation MEPSEQSDPDSGSQEINPVFLQQLRELDIPEEAAKQALLHTRNVSAEEAAMYYFNKLENEEEADDDLMFKMVFVVNMDLAMGVGKVAAQVAHAAVGLYQTLQEKNSWREMAWKWDHTGAKKVVVQGTNVAHLLELQALAMSLSLPTYLVQDAGLTQVEAGSRTVLAIMGEEEMVNNVTGSLKLL, via the exons ATGGAGCCATCAGAGCAGTCGGACCCGGACTCAGGCTCTCAGGAGATCAACCCTGTGTTCCTCCAGCAGCTCAGAGAGCTGGACATCCCAGAGGAAGCAGCCAAACAG GCGCTTCTGCACACCCGGAACGTGTCTGCAGAGGAGGCGGCCATGTACTACTTCAACAAGCTGGAGAATGAG GAAGAGGCTGATGATGACCTCATGTTCAAAATGGTGTTTGTTGTGAATATGGACCTGGCCATGGGAGTGGGGAAG GTTGCTGCCCAGGTCGCCCATGCCGCTGTCGGTCTGTACCAGACTCTGCaagaaaagaacagctggagGGAAATGGCCTGGAAGTGGGATCACACTGG AGCCAAGAAGGTGGTGGTCCAGGGCACCAATGTGGCCCATCTACTGGAGCTGCAGGCTCTGGCCATGAGCCTCAGTCTGCCCACGTACCTGGTCCAGGACGCGGGACTGACCCAG GTGGAGGCCGGCTCCCGCACCGTCCTGGCCATCATGGGTGAAGAGGAGATGGTGAACAACGTCACTGGGAGTCTGAAGCTGCTCTGA